In the genome of Acidimicrobiales bacterium, the window GTCGTCGACCTCGACGACGCAGCCGTCGGCGAGGAACGACTCGTCGGCCAGCGCCTCGGCCGGCGAGCGCACCAGCGCCACGCCCATCCCCGCGGCCTCGCCGGCGCGCACCCAGTCGTCGGAGGGGAACTTCTTGAACGCCTCGGCCAGGAGGGGGTGGAGGTACATCCCGGTGAGCATCCCGTCCGGCTCCATCGACACACGGTCCGGGTCGTCACGGTAGGCGCCGTCGAGTGCGGCGGCCGCCAGGTCGTCGCCCTCGGCCGAAGAGAGCACCCAGTTGGGGCGGACCGTCCAGTGGTGGACCCAGCGCCCGTCGGCGCACTCGTACAGCCCCTCGATCGATCGCCCGTCGGTCGGCCACATCCAGTAGAGGGGCGCATCCGGGTTCTCGACCCGCTGCCAGTTCAGGCACACGGCCGCCAGCGCACCCTGCAGCAGCGACGTCTCCACGTGCTGCCCCCGGCCGGTGACCTCACGCGCCCGCAGGGCGGCGGCGATGCCGACGGCCGCGAAGTAGGTGGCGCCGATGCTGGGCCACGGCGACCGGGGGAACACCGGGCTGGGCCGGTCGGCCCCGCGCACCAGGCCTTCGGGAACGTCCTGCTCGGGGTGGGGCGCCGCCCGCCCACCGATGAGGTCGAACGCGGTGCCGTGGCGGCCCTTGTGGTCGTAGAGAAGTCCGGTGCGGGCCGCCACGAGGGCATCGATGCCCGGCCGGTCGCGATGCGCCGGGTGGTCGCCGTAGCCGGAGATCGAGCAGGTGATCAGCCGAGGGTTGGCGTCCGACAGCGTCTGGTGGTCGACGCCGAGGTACGCCGCGGTGCCGGGAGCGAAGCTCTCGACCACGACGTCGGCCTCCGACGCCAGCGCCCAGAAGGCGGCGAGACCGTCGGCCGAGGCGAGGTCGAGCCGGGCGCTGCGCTTGCCCCGGTTCCACACCCGGTAGCCGGCCTGCCCGGCGAAGGGATCGCCGCCCGGACGCTCGATGCGGGTGACCAGCGCACCGTTGTCGGCGAGCAGCATCGTGGTCATCGGGCCTGCGGTCCCCCAGGACAGGTCGAGTACCCGCAGCCCATCGAAGACTCCTGTCACGCACGCGCTCCTTCGGTCGTCTCGGTCGTCGCACCGCCCTGGCCGCTGCGAGCGATCGCCCGCTCGTCGGTGCCGAGGTAGCTGGCGATCACCGCGGGGTCGGACCGCACCTCGGAGGGGGTCCCGGCGGCGATGACCCGGCCGGCCTCCATGCAGTACACCCGGTCGCTGATCCGCATGATCAGGGGCATGTCGTGCTCGATGACGACGAGCGCGGCATCGAGGTCGTGCTGCACCTGGCGGATCAGCGGCGCGAACGCCTCGGTCTCGCGCTGCGCCATGCCGGCGGTCGGCTCGTCGAGCAGCAGCACCTTGGCGTCGGTGGCGATGAGGCAGGCGAGCTCGGCGACCCGGCGCGTGCCGGTCGACAGGTCGGCGGCGAAGTGGTCCGCGTACGGCCCCAGCCCGAGGAAGGTCAGGATCTCGTCGGCCTCGGTGCGCTTGCGCCGCTCCGACGACGGCGACGGCGGGAGCGCCAGCATCGACGGCACGAGCAGCGAGTGCTGCCGGGCCTCGAGCGCGACCAGGACGGTCTCGCGCACGGTGAGTCCGCCGAAGAGGCGGGCGTCCTGGAAGCCGCGCCCGAGGCCGGCGGCGTGCCGGCGGTGGGCCGACCGGTTGGTGACGTCGTGGTCGAGCAGGCGGATCGTGCCGCCGTGGGGCGTGAACCCCGAGATGGCGTTCATCAGCGTCGACTTGCCGGCGCCGTTCGTGCCGATGAGGCCGACGACCTCGCCCCGGTGGACCTCGATCGACGCGTCGGCGACGGCCCGCACGCCGCCGAAGGTGACCGTCACGTCCCGGGCCTCCAGCCACGGTCGGTCCCCCTCCGGGAGGGCCACCAGTCGCTCGCGGGTCGTCAGGTGCGGGGTCGCCGCCGGCTCGGCCACCTCGCGGGGGACGCGGCGGCCGAGCCAGCTGACGACGAAGTCGCGGACGTTGTAGATGACCTGCACGAGGCCGCCCGGGAAGTACAGGAGCAGCAGCAGCAGACCGACGTTGGCGGAGAGGAGGCGCACGGTGTCGTTGGCACCGAACGCCGCCGGCAGCCCGACGACCCAGAGCGCGCCGAGGATGCCCCCGGCGACCGTCCCGATCCCACCGATGATGGCGATGGCGACGAGCTGGAGCGACGCCTCCGGCGAGAACGGGCTCTCCGAGCCCGAGGCCAGGAAGCCGGGGAGCAGGTAGGAGTACAGGGCGCCGGCCAGCGCGGCGATGCCACCGGAGACGGCGAAGGCGCTCAGCTTGGTGCGCGTCGGCGACACCGTGGCGGCCGACGTCATGGGCTCGTTGTCGCGCACCGCGATCATCGTCCGGCCGGCCCCGGTCCGGCGCAGCCGGCTGACCAGGAGGACGACGCCGACCAGGAAGACCAGGCACAGGTAGTAGTAGTTCGACGGCTCGCCGAAGTCGACGCCGCCGAGCACCGGCCGGTCGCGGGTCACCGACGGCACCGACGGACGGCCGCCGCTCCAGAACTCGCGGGCGAACATCCAGTTCGAGGCCATGTTGGCGAAGGCGAGCGTGGTGACGGCGAGGAACAGGCCCTTCACCCGCAACGCCGGCAGGCCCACGAGCACGGCGAAGCCGATGCCGACGGCCGTGGCGGCGACGAGCGCGGCCAGCCAGGGGAGCTCGATCGTCACCTCCGTCAGCTGGCCGACCCAGGGCGCGCCGATCCCCAGCGTGTGCCCCTGGGTGAAGGCGATCATCGACAGGCCGCCGACCCCCGCGAACGCGAACTGCCCGAGCGAGAGCTGGCCGGCCCAACCGGTGAGCAGCGAGAGCGACACCGCCACCATCGCCACGATCAGCAGCTCGGTCCAGATCAGGAGCTCCGACGACTTGGTCACCACCTGCGGCACCACCAGCGCGGGCACCAGGAAGAGCAGCATGCCGATCCCGGGAAGCCGCCCGATCCACCGGTTCCGCTGCAGGCGGTCCGGGATGGGGGCGCGCCGGGCGCCGACGGTGAACCCGGTCTCCTGCCGGGTCCCGGCCCGGGCCAGCAGGAGGACGAGGACGAGGACGCCGACGAACAGGAACGCGTTGAACACGCCGATGTTCCGGTTCAGGTTCACCGAGACGATCGACTCGGTCATGCCCAGTGCCAGCCCGCCGAGGATCACGATCGGGATCGAGCGCATCCGCGCCGCCATCGCCACGATCAGCGCCCGGAGCAGCAGGCCGATGGTCGAGACGCCGGCCAGGTCGTCCGCGGTGCGGGTGACGACGGGGGCGAGGGCGATCTGGGTGTAGGCGGCGAAGCCGGCCGCCAGCCCCCAGACCAGCGTCGACACCCGCTTCGGGCTGACACCGACGAGCCGGGCGTTCTCGGGGCTGTCGGCGACCGCACGGATGTGGAGGCCGAGGCGCGTCCGGCTCAGGAAGAACCCGAGCGCGACCACGACGGGCACGATCAGCAGGATCAGCGAGCTCTGGCGCGGGCCGATGGTCAGACCGTCGCTGACCTGGATCTCCGCCCACGTCGCGTCGAACGCGACGGGGATCACGCCGCCCTGGACGTCGGGCAGGGCCTCGACGATGAGGACGGTGACGAGCTGCGCGACGCCGACGGTGGCGATGAGGAGCACGACGCGCGGGGCGTCGAACAGCCGCCGGACGACCAGCAGCTCGGTGAGCACCCCGATCGCCACGGCGCCGGCGACGCCGAGCGCCATGGCCAGCGGGTACGGCAGGTCGTAGTTCTGGAACAGCACCACGAACGAGGCGACGCCGAACGCGCCGATGGCGGCCTGGGCGAAGTTGACGATGCCCGAGGACCGGTAGATCAACACGATGCCGGCGGCGATGACCGAGTAGCCGAGGCCGATCGCCAGGCCGTTGAACGCCACCTGTGCCGAGAACGACCAATCGAGGAGGGCGAGGATCACAGGGTCACTCCCCCGTTGACGGCGGCGCCGGCGAACACGGTGTCGACCAGGTCAGGGCGGCGGAGCAGCTCGTCGGCGGCCCCTTCGAACACGACGCGACCCTTCTCGAGGTAGACGGCGCGGTCGCACACCGACAGGGCGATGTTCATCGACTGCTCCACCAGGACCATCGTCTGGCCCCGCTCGCGCAGCCGCTCGACCACCTCGATGAGCGACTGGACCACGATCGGTGCCAGGCCGAGCGACAGCTCGTCGATCAGCAGCACGTCGGGCTCGTGGACCAGCGCGCGGGCGAGGGCGAGCTGCTGGCGCTGACCCCCGGACAGGTCGCCGGCGACCGCGCCGAGGCGCTCGTCGAGGAACGGGAAGACCTCGACGGCTCCGTCGATGCGCCGTTGGCGCTCCTGCCGGCCGAGGTCGAGGGTGGTCAACGACAGCTCGAGGTTCTCGCGCACCGACAGTCCCGGGAAGATCCCCTCGCCGCCGCGGACGGCGACGACGCCGCGGGCGAAGCGGTACTCGGCCGTGGTGTAGGTGATCGTCCGACCGTGCAGGCGCACCACACCCCGGTCGGGCAGCATCAGCCCCAGCATCGCCCGCAGCAGCGTCGACTTGCCGGCCCCGTTCGTCCCGAGGACGGCCAGGCTCTCGCCCTGGCGCACCTCGAGGTCGCAGCCGAAGAGGACCTGCACCGGCCCGTAGGAGACGTCGAGGTTGCGGACCTGCATCACCGGTACGTCGGAGGTCGCCGCGACGCGCTGGCGCTCGGCGTGCTCCTCCCGCATCTCCTCGGCGACGAGGGCGATGTCGGCCGTCAGGAACCGCGATCCGTACACGATGAACGCCGCGCCGACGAGCGCGGCCGGGGGCACGACGAGGGTGAGCGCCGAGCGCTCGCCGATGGCGTCGCTCAAGGACCCGGCGAGGAGGTTCCCGAGGAAACCGCCCAGCAGGAAGATGTAGAGGCCCACGAGCGCGAACGCCTGGCTCCGCATGCGGGGCGGCACCGCCGACGCGATCGCGGGCGACGTCAGCACGAACGCTCCCGCCTGGAGCGCGTTGGCCACGCTGTAGAGCAGCAGGAACCAGGCCGGCGCGTGCAGGCGCATGGCGACGGTGACGAAGATGCCGTAGCCGAGCAGCAGCAGGCCAGACAGGCGCAGCAACGACGGGGGGTTCTTGGTGAGGAGCCGGTCGCCGACCACGCCGATCACCGGGATGGTGACGAGCGAGCCGCTCCACGCCAGCGCCAGCATCCAGCCCCGGGTGGAGGCGCCGTAGCCGTACTCGTCCTCGAGCACGAGCGACACCAGGTTCGGCACGCTGACGAGGGCGAAGCCGAGCACGCCGATGCCGACCGCCAGCAGGTAGAAGCTCCGGACCTTCCGGAGCCGCACGAAGGCGGCCGACAGCGAGACGGGCGGGTCGCCGGCGTCGGCATCCATGACCTCGCCGAGCACCTCCCGCTGCTCGTACTGGCCGCGCGGCGGATCGCGGAGGAAGAGGGCCCAGACGGCGAGCAGTCCGAGCGGCAGGGACAGCACCGCGAAGACCCAGCGCCAGGCCTCGGGCCCGCCGATCGCGGCGGCGACCCCACCGGCGAAGAGCGGGCCCATGAGCTGGCCGAGCGGCCGGCTGGCGCCCTCGACGGCGAAGACGCGCGCCCGGGCCCGCAGGGGGTACCCGTCGGCGAGCAGCGACGACGCGTTCGGCAGCCGGCTGCCGACGCCCATGCCGGTCCCCGTGAGGGCGATGCCCATGAGGAACGGGTTGGGGGCCAGGCCGGTGAACGTCGTGAACACGGCGACGGCCACGGTCCCGTAGCCCACGACCCGGGTGCGGCGCACGCGGTCGCCGAGCGCGGCGGCCGGCAGCGTCGTCAGCACCAGGGCCACACCGACCAGCCCGATCATGCCCAGCAACACGGTGTCGCTGATGTCGAACGTCGCCTGGATGTCGGGGGCCAGCACCACGGCGGCGGCCCGGGGGAACTCATCGAGGATCCCGATGAGCAGGAGCACGCCGAGCAGGCCGGCGCCGCCGCCGTCTTGGAGGGCAGCCCGCAGCGGCAGGCGGCCGGCGCTGCTCGACGGCGGCGGCGGCGGCTCGGTGGTCACGGTTCGAGCTCGAACGTGTCCTCGTCGGTCGCCACCGTGTTGGTGGCGCCGTCGTAGATCTGCCTCGCGAAGACGGCGGGACCGGCGTGCTCGTCGGCCGACCAGTCGATCTCGCCCAGCACCGGCGGGACCCGGTAGGCCGGGAGCTCCTGGAGGGCGGCGACGAAGCGGTCACGGGTCAGGTCGCCGCCGGCCAGCGACAGGGCCGCCGCCAGCACGTCGACCTGCACGCACGTCGCGGTGATCTGGTTGTAGTCGAACGTCGCGGGCTCGATCTCGTCGCCGGTCCGGCGGGTCCAGATCTCGTGGCAGGACGCCGCGATGGGGTCGTCCGCGCCCAGCTCGGTGGCGCCGAGCGTGAAGGTCACGAACTCCTGCCCGTCGGCGATCTCGCGGGTGCCGAAGCGGTCGGCGAACACCTCGTTCGACGAGTTGGCCGAGATCGGCGCCGAGATGAACCGGGGCGAGAGGCCCTGGGCGTCGAGCTCGGTCTCGATCCCCGTGTGGTTGGTGTTCTGCACGAACATCAACACCGTGTCGACCTCTTGGCTGGCGAAGTCGGTCGCCGCGGAGGTCAGCACCGTGTTGCCCTCGGGGTCGCTGGGGCCGGCGTAGTCGGTCCGGTAGGCGGTGTAGTCGACACCGGCCTCGTCGAGCATCGGCAGCACGGTCTCCTCGACGGCGTCGCCCTGGTTGGGGAAGACGCTGCCGTACCAGACGCCGACCTTGCCCTCCAGGGCGCCGTCGTCGAGAGCGTGCTGGACCGTCGCCGCGTACTGCTCCTCGAGCACGGGGAACCGCGTGAACAGCAGGCCCTCCGAGTCCTCCAGGTCGGCCTCGGTCACGTCGGCGCCCGTGTAGGCCGGCACCCCGGCATCGGTGAGGCAGAGGACCTCGTCGTAGGTGGCCGTGTTCACGACGAGGTTGGACCGGTCCTCGGTGGCCTCGACGCAGGCCTGGCCGCCCTGGGCCTGCAGGACGTCGTAGACGACCCGCTGGACGTCGACCGTGCGGCCGCAGACGCCGCCGTTCTCGTTCAGCTCGTCGGCGAAGACCTCGTAGGTCTCGGTGGGGTCGACCCCGGCGACGGTGAATCCGATCTCGGCGAGCGCAGTGAAGTCGATGCTCAACGTGGCCACGTTCACCGAGTCGGCGCTGACGCCGTCGTCGTCGCTGGCCACGTTGTCGCCGGAGCACTCGACCGGTTGCAGTCGCCCGACGTCGTCGACGGTGACCTCTCCGGTGAAGTCGGCGTCTCCGCCGGCCGGAGCGTCGCTCCCCGAACCTTCGTCGTCGTCGCCACCACACGCTGCCATCAGCAGCGCGCCGCACGTGAGCGCCGCGAACAACCGTCTCCTCATGATTCCCCCTAGGTCACCTGAACTGCGGCTGACCCTAGCAGTTACTATGGAATTTCCAAAGTAGTTGCTATGTGTGCAGCTCAGAGCAACTCTGAGGGGACCTCGACGAGCTGGGATCGCACCTGCTCGGCCAGGCTCTTGGCCTGCGGGTCGGGGCGCACGGACGAGGCGACGCCCTCGCCCAGCAGCCCGACGACCACGAAGTTGAGCGCCCGCAGGTTCGGGAGCGGGTGGCGCCGCACCTCCAGGTCGGCCGCCTCGGGCACGAGGTCCCGGAAGCGCTCCACGGTGAGCTCGGTGGCCAGCCAGCGGTAGGCGTCGTCGCTGCGGGCCCAGAGGCCGACGTTGGCGTTGCCGCCCTTGTCGCCCGACCGCCCACCGCACACCACGCCGAGCGGCACTTCCTCCGTGGCTCCCCCGGGCCGCCACGGCGGCGGCAGCTCCGCAGCGGCGACCGGCGACCCGCCTACGGTCGTGGTGGTGGTGGTCGGCGCGGGTGGGATCCGCTCCCGGGCGCCGTCGGGCAGCACCACCGCGTGGTCGACAGCGGCTGCCGGCACCAGCGCCGGCCAGTACACGCCGTACTCGGCGGCGTCGGTGGGCGGCGTCGTGGCGTAGGCCCCGGCGTAGGAGGCCAGCAGCAGCTCCATGACCGCGTTCGAGAAACGGCGGCCGACCTTGTCGCGGTCGCGGTCCTTCACGGTGATCCGCAGGCTCGACCCGACCCGGCGGATGTCGGACGTCCCGTACTGATCCCAGCCGCCGAGCGCCTCACCCAGCTGGGCGACGGCCCGGGCGGCCTTGTCGTCCTGGTCGAGCCCGGCGAGCTCCAGGGTCATCGTGTTGCGCCAGCCGCCGACGTGGTTGAGCGCCACCTTCAGCCGGCCCGACGGCGCCTCGCCGCGCACGCCGTCGATCCGCACCCGGTCCGGCGTCCCCTGCACCAGGCGGATCGTGTCGAAGCGGGCGACGACGTCGGGGTTGGCGTAGGCCGGCTCGGCGATCTCGTACAGCAGCTGGGCGGTGACGGTGCCGACCGTGACCGCGCCGCCGGTGCCGGGCTGCTTGGTGATCACGCTCGACCCGTCGGCCGCCACCTCGGCGACGGGGAACCCGGGCGAACGGTGATCGGGCAGCTCCTCGGCGGCGAAGCAGTAGTTGCCGCCGGTGGCCTGCGGGCCGCACTCGATCACGTGGCCGGCCACGACGGCGCCGGCGAGGGCGTCGAGGTCGGTGGGCGACCAGCCGTGCCACCACGCCGCCGGGCCGACGACCAGCGCCGCGTCGGTCACCCGCGGCGTCACCACCACGTCGGCGTCGGCGGCGAGCCCGGCGGCGATGCCGAAGCCGCCCAGGTAGGCGTTGGCGGTCACCGGCGTGACGCCGGCGTCGGCCAGGTGCCGGCCGGTGTCGAGGTGGGCCAAGGCCTCGCCGGCGGCCTGCAGCTCGGCGAGGCGCGGCAGCAGGTCGTCGCCCTCGACCACCGCGATCCGCGGGGCGAGGCCGAGCCGACCCGACAGCTCGTGCAGCCGGCCGGCGAGCCCGTGGGGGTTGAGGCCGCCGGCGTTGGCCACCACGCGCACGCCCCGGTCGAGGCAGGTGCCGAGTGTCTGCTCCATCTGGCGGAGGAACGTGGTGGCGTACCCAGCCGTTGGGTCCTTCCGCCGCGCCTTCCACAGGATCAGCATCGTCAGCTCGGCGAGGTAGTCGCCGGTGAGGACGTCGACGGGGTCCGGCCCCGCCAGCATCTCGGCCGCGACGGCCACGCGGTCGCCGTAGAAGCCCGAGACGTTGGCGATCCTGACCGGCGACCGCGCCGGCGTCACGAGAACTGCCCCGGCCGGCGGCCCTGGCCGGGCGGGCCGGCGAAGGCCTGGGCGATCGTGAGCCACGCGGAGGCGACGGGGCCCTCCGCGACGAGCGCCGTGTCGTCGGGGTGGCGGCGCTGGGTGACGACCAGGCAGAAGTCGAGCAGCGGGCCGCGCACCACGTCGGCCGCGCCCTCGGGCCCGAACTCGTAGCCGCCGACCTCGACCCGCACGGGTGCCTCGGGGACCGGCCGTCCGTTGGCCCCGAAGGCGTGGGGCAGCGCCCGCCAGCCGAGGAAGGCGACGTGGCGCAGCCGGGCGGTCGGCGCCCGGGTGACGCCGAGCGCGTCGGCGACGTCCTGGCCGTGGGCCCAGGTCTCCATCACCCGCGCCGT includes:
- a CDS encoding branched-chain amino acid ABC transporter permease/ATP-binding protein; translation: MILALLDWSFSAQVAFNGLAIGLGYSVIAAGIVLIYRSSGIVNFAQAAIGAFGVASFVVLFQNYDLPYPLAMALGVAGAVAIGVLTELLVVRRLFDAPRVVLLIATVGVAQLVTVLIVEALPDVQGGVIPVAFDATWAEIQVSDGLTIGPRQSSLILLIVPVVVALGFFLSRTRLGLHIRAVADSPENARLVGVSPKRVSTLVWGLAAGFAAYTQIALAPVVTRTADDLAGVSTIGLLLRALIVAMAARMRSIPIVILGGLALGMTESIVSVNLNRNIGVFNAFLFVGVLVLVLLLARAGTRQETGFTVGARRAPIPDRLQRNRWIGRLPGIGMLLFLVPALVVPQVVTKSSELLIWTELLIVAMVAVSLSLLTGWAGQLSLGQFAFAGVGGLSMIAFTQGHTLGIGAPWVGQLTEVTIELPWLAALVAATAVGIGFAVLVGLPALRVKGLFLAVTTLAFANMASNWMFAREFWSGGRPSVPSVTRDRPVLGGVDFGEPSNYYYLCLVFLVGVVLLVSRLRRTGAGRTMIAVRDNEPMTSAATVSPTRTKLSAFAVSGGIAALAGALYSYLLPGFLASGSESPFSPEASLQLVAIAIIGGIGTVAGGILGALWVVGLPAAFGANDTVRLLSANVGLLLLLLYFPGGLVQVIYNVRDFVVSWLGRRVPREVAEPAATPHLTTRERLVALPEGDRPWLEARDVTVTFGGVRAVADASIEVHRGEVVGLIGTNGAGKSTLMNAISGFTPHGGTIRLLDHDVTNRSAHRRHAAGLGRGFQDARLFGGLTVRETVLVALEARQHSLLVPSMLALPPSPSSERRKRTEADEILTFLGLGPYADHFAADLSTGTRRVAELACLIATDAKVLLLDEPTAGMAQRETEAFAPLIRQVQHDLDAALVVIEHDMPLIMRISDRVYCMEAGRVIAAGTPSEVRSDPAVIASYLGTDERAIARSGQGGATTETTEGARA
- a CDS encoding MFS transporter, with product MTTEPPPPPSSSAGRLPLRAALQDGGGAGLLGVLLLIGILDEFPRAAAVVLAPDIQATFDISDTVLLGMIGLVGVALVLTTLPAAALGDRVRRTRVVGYGTVAVAVFTTFTGLAPNPFLMGIALTGTGMGVGSRLPNASSLLADGYPLRARARVFAVEGASRPLGQLMGPLFAGGVAAAIGGPEAWRWVFAVLSLPLGLLAVWALFLRDPPRGQYEQREVLGEVMDADAGDPPVSLSAAFVRLRKVRSFYLLAVGIGVLGFALVSVPNLVSLVLEDEYGYGASTRGWMLALAWSGSLVTIPVIGVVGDRLLTKNPPSLLRLSGLLLLGYGIFVTVAMRLHAPAWFLLLYSVANALQAGAFVLTSPAIASAVPPRMRSQAFALVGLYIFLLGGFLGNLLAGSLSDAIGERSALTLVVPPAALVGAAFIVYGSRFLTADIALVAEEMREEHAERQRVAATSDVPVMQVRNLDVSYGPVQVLFGCDLEVRQGESLAVLGTNGAGKSTLLRAMLGLMLPDRGVVRLHGRTITYTTAEYRFARGVVAVRGGEGIFPGLSVRENLELSLTTLDLGRQERQRRIDGAVEVFPFLDERLGAVAGDLSGGQRQQLALARALVHEPDVLLIDELSLGLAPIVVQSLIEVVERLRERGQTMVLVEQSMNIALSVCDRAVYLEKGRVVFEGAADELLRRPDLVDTVFAGAAVNGGVTL
- a CDS encoding ABC transporter substrate-binding protein, with protein sequence MRRRLFAALTCGALLMAACGGDDDEGSGSDAPAGGDADFTGEVTVDDVGRLQPVECSGDNVASDDDGVSADSVNVATLSIDFTALAEIGFTVAGVDPTETYEVFADELNENGGVCGRTVDVQRVVYDVLQAQGGQACVEATEDRSNLVVNTATYDEVLCLTDAGVPAYTGADVTEADLEDSEGLLFTRFPVLEEQYAATVQHALDDGALEGKVGVWYGSVFPNQGDAVEETVLPMLDEAGVDYTAYRTDYAGPSDPEGNTVLTSAATDFASQEVDTVLMFVQNTNHTGIETELDAQGLSPRFISAPISANSSNEVFADRFGTREIADGQEFVTFTLGATELGADDPIAASCHEIWTRRTGDEIEPATFDYNQITATCVQVDVLAAALSLAGGDLTRDRFVAALQELPAYRVPPVLGEIDWSADEHAGPAVFARQIYDGATNTVATDEDTFELEP
- a CDS encoding acyclic terpene utilization AtuA family protein gives rise to the protein MTPARSPVRIANVSGFYGDRVAVAAEMLAGPDPVDVLTGDYLAELTMLILWKARRKDPTAGYATTFLRQMEQTLGTCLDRGVRVVANAGGLNPHGLAGRLHELSGRLGLAPRIAVVEGDDLLPRLAELQAAGEALAHLDTGRHLADAGVTPVTANAYLGGFGIAAGLAADADVVVTPRVTDAALVVGPAAWWHGWSPTDLDALAGAVVAGHVIECGPQATGGNYCFAAEELPDHRSPGFPVAEVAADGSSVITKQPGTGGAVTVGTVTAQLLYEIAEPAYANPDVVARFDTIRLVQGTPDRVRIDGVRGEAPSGRLKVALNHVGGWRNTMTLELAGLDQDDKAARAVAQLGEALGGWDQYGTSDIRRVGSSLRITVKDRDRDKVGRRFSNAVMELLLASYAGAYATTPPTDAAEYGVYWPALVPAAAVDHAVVLPDGARERIPPAPTTTTTTVGGSPVAAAELPPPWRPGGATEEVPLGVVCGGRSGDKGGNANVGLWARSDDAYRWLATELTVERFRDLVPEAADLEVRRHPLPNLRALNFVVVGLLGEGVASSVRPDPQAKSLAEQVRSQLVEVPSELL